One segment of Pseudomonadota bacterium DNA contains the following:
- a CDS encoding NAD(P)-binding domain-containing protein: protein MLALVQSGKEFVGRLFDKKFDPATVKLPQVNENYESNIPGLFIIGEVSGVPLIKLALNQGNGLINRLFENEPRPSVSEDVLDVLIVGAGASGIGAANRANELGIRYVVIEQGKTVNLIRSFTKGKSLFMEPLDVPLESSIWCEESSKEEFLEIWDKEIRDRGLKINTHETVTDVKKLSDFFVVTTSKHAY, encoded by the coding sequence ATGTTAGCCTTAGTTCAGTCTGGTAAGGAATTCGTCGGAAGACTGTTTGACAAAAAGTTCGACCCAGCCACGGTCAAACTTCCGCAGGTCAACGAGAACTACGAAAGCAACATCCCCGGGTTGTTCATCATCGGGGAAGTCAGCGGGGTGCCGCTCATCAAGCTTGCGCTAAATCAAGGCAACGGTTTGATCAACCGGCTGTTCGAAAATGAGCCGCGGCCTAGCGTGTCTGAGGACGTTCTGGACGTGCTCATTGTTGGAGCCGGAGCCTCGGGCATAGGAGCGGCCAATCGCGCCAACGAGTTGGGGATTCGATATGTTGTGATCGAGCAGGGCAAGACCGTCAATCTGATCCGTTCCTTCACGAAAGGTAAATCGCTGTTCATGGAGCCGCTGGATGTCCCTCTGGAGTCGTCAATCTGGTGCGAGGAATCATCCAAAGAGGAATTTCTAGAGATTTGGGATAAGGAGATCCGCGACCGCGGTCTGAAGATCAACACCCACGAAACCGTCACGGATGTCAAGAAGCTATCCGATTTTTTTGTTGTTACAACCTCAAAGCATGCCTACA